A portion of the Acidimicrobiales bacterium genome contains these proteins:
- a CDS encoding cyclic nucleotide-binding domain-containing protein, with amino-acid sequence MRIESSVTSISWIPSEAIGGATKLPFETGVAHYDQPPPDVIEDLDTLRREGRFRFANRLQGWIEVEGGRIVGHGQSGGGLICSTLLRLGKKEVAFEAVALPDLHPGPEVGATEVTFFQTAGGRTGVPAPRRVRRAPYVQFAAPLAWTTLALTVRADGTSSFTLTGASSFPRHWVYDGGGKLAAKSGMIDFSNWYRRAFGKHSPWGDQDSEALTTEVESALERQLSLTLMQGGAKPKVRTVKAGAAVTEQGAEEDDVFLVLDGVVRIEVDGERLAEYGPGSMHGERAVLEGGRRTSTVRAVTACKLAVAPADRIDRAALAELSAGHRREEQR; translated from the coding sequence ATGCGCATCGAATCCTCTGTGACGTCCATCTCGTGGATCCCCTCGGAGGCCATCGGGGGTGCCACCAAGCTCCCCTTCGAGACGGGCGTGGCCCACTACGACCAGCCGCCGCCCGACGTCATCGAGGACCTGGACACGCTCCGGCGCGAGGGCCGCTTCCGGTTCGCCAACCGGCTCCAGGGCTGGATCGAGGTCGAGGGCGGGCGCATCGTGGGCCACGGCCAGTCGGGCGGGGGGCTCATCTGCTCGACGCTGCTGCGCCTCGGGAAGAAGGAGGTCGCCTTCGAGGCGGTGGCCCTCCCCGACCTGCACCCCGGTCCCGAGGTCGGTGCCACCGAGGTCACGTTCTTCCAGACGGCGGGAGGTCGCACCGGTGTGCCCGCCCCGCGCCGGGTGCGTCGGGCGCCCTACGTGCAGTTCGCGGCGCCGCTGGCGTGGACCACGCTCGCCCTCACGGTCCGTGCCGACGGGACGTCGTCGTTCACGCTGACGGGCGCCAGCAGCTTCCCGCGCCACTGGGTGTACGACGGCGGCGGCAAGCTGGCAGCCAAGTCGGGGATGATCGACTTCTCCAACTGGTACCGGCGCGCCTTCGGCAAGCACAGCCCCTGGGGCGACCAGGACTCCGAGGCGCTCACCACCGAGGTGGAGTCGGCGCTCGAGCGCCAGTTGTCGCTGACGCTCATGCAGGGGGGCGCCAAGCCCAAGGTCCGCACGGTCAAGGCGGGCGCCGCCGTCACCGAGCAGGGCGCCGAGGAGGACGACGTGTTCCTCGTGCTCGACGGCGTGGTGCGGATCGAGGTCGACGGCGAGCGCCTGGCGGAGTACGGGCCGGGGTCGATGCACGGCGAGCGCGCCGTGCTCGAAGGCGGCCGCCGCACGTCGACGGTGCGCGCCGTCACGGCGTGCAAGCTCGCCGTCGCCCCCGCAGACCGCATCGACCGGGCGGCGCTGGCCGAGCTGAGCGCAGGGCACCGGCGCGAGGAGCAGCGCTGA
- a CDS encoding NAD(P)/FAD-dependent oxidoreductase codes for MDDVDAVVIGSGPNGLVAAALLARAGWRVTVLERSAVAGGAVHSGALSVPGYVHDTYSAFYGLLHSSPVLHELGLDRAVEWAHFSVPVAAAVSPDHVATVHADVARTAEGLARRAPADGAAWRELYGWWQGVGTAFLRQMLGPVGAPGPGLAFARRARRRGLFDTTQLMLAPMEALATGRFTDPAARALLAAGASHADVAVDSPGSVPAALILAMAAQQVGMPVPVGGAGRLAAALVGAVEEAGGVVRCGAEVSKVVVERNRATGVETRDGGLVRARRAVLADTGPGALFTGLVGADALPARYLDGVRRFRYGTGVFKIDLALDGPAPWSAPELAACGVVHLTGDLDDMARAAYEARHGIVPGRPMLIVGQQSVADPSRAPAGGHTLWIETHVPPVPRSSGSWAAARDAFLDVVLARLEDHAPGLGPRVVGTAVRTPEDLEHENPNLVGGDLGAGSSALDQQLVFRPVPGWFRYATPVKGLYLCSASAHPGGGVHGMVGRNCAHRVLSDRRRRRI; via the coding sequence GTGGACGACGTCGACGCCGTGGTCATCGGCTCCGGGCCCAACGGCCTGGTGGCCGCCGCGCTCCTGGCCCGCGCCGGGTGGCGCGTGACCGTCCTCGAACGCTCGGCGGTCGCCGGCGGGGCCGTGCACAGTGGCGCGCTCAGCGTGCCGGGCTACGTGCACGACACCTACTCCGCCTTCTACGGCCTGCTGCACAGTTCGCCCGTCCTGCACGAGCTGGGGCTCGACCGCGCCGTCGAGTGGGCGCACTTCTCCGTGCCGGTGGCCGCCGCGGTCTCGCCCGACCACGTCGCCACGGTGCACGCCGACGTGGCCCGCACCGCCGAGGGGCTGGCCCGGCGGGCCCCGGCCGACGGCGCCGCCTGGCGGGAGCTCTACGGCTGGTGGCAGGGCGTCGGCACGGCCTTCCTGCGGCAGATGCTCGGCCCCGTGGGCGCGCCGGGGCCCGGCCTCGCTTTCGCCCGCCGGGCGCGTCGCCGCGGCCTGTTCGACACGACCCAGCTGATGCTGGCGCCGATGGAGGCGCTCGCCACCGGGCGCTTCACCGACCCCGCGGCCCGGGCCCTGCTGGCCGCGGGCGCCTCCCACGCCGACGTGGCCGTCGACAGCCCCGGGAGCGTCCCCGCCGCGCTCATCCTGGCCATGGCCGCGCAGCAGGTGGGCATGCCCGTGCCCGTCGGCGGTGCCGGCCGGCTGGCCGCCGCGCTGGTGGGCGCCGTGGAGGAGGCCGGCGGGGTGGTGCGCTGCGGCGCCGAGGTGTCCAAGGTGGTGGTCGAGCGCAACCGCGCCACCGGCGTGGAGACGCGCGACGGCGGCCTCGTGCGGGCCCGGCGGGCCGTGCTCGCCGACACGGGGCCGGGCGCGCTCTTCACCGGCCTGGTGGGAGCCGACGCGCTCCCGGCGCGCTACCTCGACGGGGTGCGCCGCTTCCGCTACGGCACCGGGGTGTTCAAAATCGACCTGGCCCTCGACGGCCCCGCCCCGTGGTCCGCGCCCGAGCTGGCGGCCTGCGGCGTGGTCCACCTCACCGGCGACCTCGACGACATGGCCCGGGCCGCCTACGAGGCGCGGCACGGCATCGTCCCGGGCCGGCCGATGCTCATCGTGGGCCAGCAGTCGGTGGCCGACCCGAGCCGGGCCCCGGCCGGGGGCCACACCCTGTGGATCGAGACCCACGTGCCGCCGGTGCCGCGCTCGTCGGGGTCGTGGGCGGCGGCGCGCGACGCCTTCCTCGACGTCGTGCTGGCGCGGCTCGAGGACCATGCCCCGGGGCTCGGGCCCCGGGTGGTGGGGACGGCCGTGCGCACGCCCGAGGACCTCGAGCACGAGAACCCCAACCTGGTGGGCGGCGACCTCGGGGCGGGGTCGTCCGCGCTCGACCAGCAGCTCGTGTTCCGGCCCGTGCCGGGGTGGTTCCGCTATGCCACGCCGGTGAAGGGCCTCTACCTGTGCTCGGCCTCGGCCCACCCCGGGGGCGGCGTGCACGGCATGGTGGGTCGCAACTGCGCCCACCGGGTGCTGTCCGACCGTCGCCGGCGCCGGATCTGA
- a CDS encoding adenylate/guanylate cyclase domain-containing protein, which produces MPEGAISVFLADDNLIVREGVRALLALEPDVEVVGTAADYDELVTGAGKLAPQVVVTDIRMPPTFQQEGIEAAHEIRKRHPGTGIVILSQFDDPEYAISLLDEGAAGCAYLLKDHIAEGDQLIRAVRAVATGGSVLDPTIVESMVHPVTDTGELTEVEEDLLRLVAEGRPIKAIAVAQGTTPAAAGDAVEKLFLRIAQQASAGGQNSLRRLRMLHEAIVNREEQGETLSRLLPGGVADLLVRQGARVGETASLVVSVLMSDIRGYSTIAERADPSALAGQLNTHRAEMNRAILDADGTVMQFVGDAVMAVFGAPVPLPDHPARAVQAALRMHLAQEKVNERWAEAGLPAFELGIGVTTGPAAAALLGSEERLEYTLVGDTVNLSQRLQQWAEPGETVLSEATYQALDDPPPAVAIPPALVKGREAPVSAWKVAAGTRAPEAVAGDAGTA; this is translated from the coding sequence ATGCCCGAGGGCGCCATCAGCGTGTTCCTGGCCGACGACAACCTGATCGTGCGCGAGGGCGTGCGTGCCCTGCTCGCCCTGGAGCCGGACGTGGAGGTGGTCGGCACCGCCGCCGACTACGACGAGCTCGTCACGGGCGCGGGCAAGCTCGCCCCCCAGGTGGTCGTCACCGACATCCGCATGCCCCCGACCTTCCAGCAGGAGGGCATCGAGGCCGCCCACGAGATCCGCAAGCGGCACCCCGGCACCGGGATCGTGATCCTGTCGCAGTTCGACGACCCCGAGTACGCCATCTCGTTGCTCGACGAGGGCGCGGCGGGCTGCGCGTACCTCCTGAAGGACCACATCGCCGAGGGGGACCAGCTCATCCGGGCCGTGCGGGCCGTGGCCACGGGGGGCTCGGTGCTCGACCCCACCATCGTCGAGTCCATGGTGCACCCCGTCACCGACACCGGCGAGCTGACCGAGGTCGAGGAGGACCTCCTGCGCCTGGTGGCCGAGGGTCGTCCGATCAAGGCCATCGCCGTGGCCCAGGGCACCACCCCGGCGGCCGCCGGCGACGCCGTGGAGAAGCTCTTCCTCCGCATCGCCCAGCAGGCCAGCGCGGGCGGGCAGAACTCGCTGCGCCGCCTGCGCATGCTCCACGAGGCCATCGTCAACCGCGAGGAGCAGGGCGAGACGCTCAGCCGTCTGCTCCCCGGCGGCGTGGCCGACCTCCTCGTCCGCCAGGGTGCGCGCGTGGGCGAGACGGCCTCGCTGGTGGTGAGCGTGCTCATGTCCGACATCCGCGGCTACTCCACCATCGCCGAGCGCGCCGACCCCAGTGCGCTGGCCGGCCAGCTGAACACCCATCGCGCCGAGATGAACCGTGCCATCCTCGACGCCGACGGCACGGTGATGCAGTTCGTGGGCGACGCCGTCATGGCGGTGTTCGGCGCGCCGGTGCCGTTGCCCGACCACCCGGCGCGCGCCGTGCAGGCCGCCCTGCGGATGCACCTCGCCCAGGAGAAGGTGAACGAGCGGTGGGCCGAGGCCGGCCTCCCCGCCTTCGAGCTCGGCATCGGCGTCACGACGGGGCCGGCAGCGGCGGCGCTGCTCGGGTCCGAGGAGCGCCTCGAGTACACACTGGTCGGCGACACCGTCAACCTGTCCCAGCGCCTGCAGCAGTGGGCGGAGCCCGGGGAGACGGTGCTCAGCGAGGCCACCTACCAGGCGCTCGACGACCCGCCGCCGGCGGTGGCCATCCCGCCGGCGCTGGTGAAGGGGCGCGAGGCGCCGGTCTCGGCGTGGAAGGTGGCCGCCGGCACGAGGGCACCGGAAGCGGTGGCCGGCGACGCGGGGACGGCGTAG
- a CDS encoding ABC transporter ATP-binding protein has translation MEARGVRKTYEADGAPVRALRGVDLTMDDTEFVAVMGPSGCGKSTLLNLVAGLDTPTEGEILVAGESLADKDENALARMRRAHIGIVFQFFNLLEGMSVLENVTLPAVIAGAKRRQAESRARDLLDMLGLADKHGAAPGVLSGGQRQRLAIARALANKPTLLLADEPTGALDSEGGLEVLELFRRLHAGGQAILLVTHDDTVAEAATRIVRMRDGRVEDDGTGTVSSVPAAAGSPSGT, from the coding sequence ATGGAGGCACGAGGGGTCCGCAAGACCTACGAGGCGGACGGCGCCCCGGTCCGGGCCCTCCGGGGCGTCGACCTCACCATGGACGACACCGAGTTCGTGGCCGTCATGGGCCCGTCGGGGTGCGGCAAGTCCACACTGCTCAACCTGGTCGCGGGGCTCGACACCCCGACGGAGGGGGAGATCCTCGTCGCCGGCGAGTCGCTCGCCGACAAGGACGAAAACGCCCTCGCCCGCATGCGACGCGCCCACATCGGGATCGTCTTCCAGTTCTTCAACCTGCTCGAAGGGATGAGCGTGCTCGAGAACGTCACGCTCCCGGCGGTGATCGCCGGCGCCAAGCGTCGTCAGGCCGAGAGCCGGGCCCGGGACCTGCTCGACATGCTGGGCCTCGCCGACAAGCACGGCGCCGCGCCGGGCGTGCTGTCGGGCGGCCAGCGCCAGCGCCTCGCCATCGCGCGTGCGCTGGCCAACAAGCCCACCCTCCTGCTGGCCGACGAGCCCACCGGGGCGCTCGACTCCGAGGGCGGGCTCGAAGTGCTCGAGCTGTTCCGCCGGCTGCACGCGGGCGGGCAGGCGATCCTCCTCGTCACCCACGACGACACCGTCGCCGAGGCCGCCACCCGGATCGTGCGGATGCGCGACGGCCGCGTCGAGGACGACGGGACCGGCACCGTGAGCAGTGTGCCGGCGGCGGCGGGGTCTCCCTCGGGCACATGA
- a CDS encoding histidine kinase — translation MTHVEVAADRPRVVADVAAARRPVTSLAAAVLAVVAVAAGVYAPVLGRHGNVATEAVRAVLVGAFALAGTFAVVRRPFERQGVLVLGGTALGAVAGFMAAVVQAHAHGTAVGATALSIARFVEPVAVALLPVAAMHLLLGLPDGSCRLSRAAIVGGYVVGAAIGVALWTRRPALPLWPVGVEAIVGGSIGVIGSQRRYTRSRGVERQRMQWFGWAIAVGGELLVVSLALRLLWGWPTRPWLVVMVASLPLAVALAFGSSRRVAGRIDRILAHTVSLAGLTGIVVIVYLVIVVGLGRTPTRHERSLLALSMVAAAVAALLYGPARQRLTQYANRIVYGEREAPDTVLRTFGSRLSRAIPMDELLLQVAESLRKTLGLSSAEVWTGSGGYLEKTVSVPDTKVERLALSADEQTVVARAGVTGTAWVEIWLPALLHGREDSIVRVAPTTHSGQVLGLIVAVRPPNSDQFTADDDTMLTELARQVGLALHNVELDSALQASLDEVRRQADELQASRARIVAASDAARRQIERNLHDGAQQHLVALAVNVRLARQLAQSDPEASAQILDQLGEGLQEAVQELRALAHGIYPPLLIDRGISEALRSAAGRAALPTEVEAAGLRRFTPDEEAAVYFCCMEALQNAGKHAGESASATVRVWEDGGDLLFEVRDTGAGFDAKGNLAKGAGFVNMSDRVGAIGGSVTVTSAPGQGTTVAGRIPVGAPEPTPEAAPAAPAASH, via the coding sequence ATGACGCACGTGGAGGTGGCCGCCGACCGGCCGCGCGTGGTGGCGGACGTCGCGGCCGCGCGCCGTCCCGTCACGTCGCTGGCCGCCGCCGTCCTGGCGGTCGTCGCCGTCGCCGCCGGGGTCTACGCGCCCGTGCTCGGCCGCCACGGCAACGTGGCCACCGAAGCCGTCCGGGCCGTCCTGGTGGGCGCCTTCGCCCTCGCCGGGACCTTCGCGGTGGTGCGCCGGCCCTTCGAACGACAGGGCGTGCTCGTGCTCGGGGGCACCGCCCTGGGCGCCGTCGCCGGCTTCATGGCGGCCGTCGTGCAGGCGCACGCCCACGGGACCGCCGTCGGCGCCACGGCGCTGTCGATCGCCCGGTTCGTCGAGCCGGTGGCGGTCGCTCTGCTGCCGGTGGCCGCCATGCACCTCCTGCTCGGCCTGCCCGACGGGAGCTGCCGCCTCAGCCGGGCCGCCATCGTGGGCGGCTACGTGGTGGGCGCGGCCATCGGCGTGGCCCTGTGGACGCGGCGCCCGGCGCTGCCGCTGTGGCCCGTCGGCGTCGAGGCCATCGTGGGCGGCTCCATCGGCGTCATCGGCTCGCAGCGTCGCTACACGCGCTCGCGCGGCGTCGAGCGCCAGCGCATGCAGTGGTTCGGCTGGGCCATCGCCGTGGGCGGCGAGCTGCTCGTGGTGTCGCTCGCCCTGCGCCTGCTGTGGGGATGGCCGACGCGCCCGTGGCTCGTGGTGATGGTGGCGAGCCTCCCCCTCGCCGTGGCACTGGCCTTCGGCAGCTCGCGCCGGGTCGCCGGGCGCATCGACCGCATCCTCGCCCACACCGTGTCCCTCGCCGGGCTGACCGGCATCGTGGTGATCGTCTACCTCGTGATCGTCGTGGGCCTGGGCCGCACGCCCACCCGCCACGAGCGGTCGCTGCTGGCACTGTCCATGGTGGCCGCGGCGGTCGCCGCGCTGCTCTACGGGCCCGCACGCCAGCGGCTCACGCAGTACGCCAACCGCATCGTCTACGGCGAGCGCGAGGCCCCCGACACGGTGTTGCGCACCTTCGGCAGCCGGCTGTCGCGAGCCATCCCCATGGACGAGCTGCTGCTCCAGGTGGCCGAGTCCCTGCGCAAGACCCTGGGGCTGTCGTCGGCCGAGGTGTGGACCGGGTCGGGCGGCTACCTCGAGAAGACGGTGTCGGTGCCCGACACCAAGGTGGAGCGCCTGGCGCTGAGCGCCGACGAGCAGACCGTCGTCGCCCGCGCCGGCGTGACCGGCACGGCATGGGTCGAGATCTGGCTGCCCGCCCTGCTGCACGGCCGCGAGGACTCCATCGTGCGCGTCGCACCGACCACGCACTCGGGCCAGGTGCTGGGCCTCATCGTGGCGGTGCGGCCGCCCAACAGCGACCAGTTCACCGCCGACGACGACACCATGCTCACCGAGCTGGCCCGCCAGGTGGGCCTGGCCCTGCACAACGTGGAGCTCGACTCGGCGCTGCAGGCGTCGCTCGACGAGGTGCGCCGCCAGGCTGACGAGCTCCAGGCCTCCCGGGCCCGGATCGTGGCGGCGTCGGACGCCGCCCGGCGCCAGATCGAGCGCAACCTCCACGACGGCGCCCAGCAGCACCTGGTGGCCCTGGCCGTGAACGTGCGTCTGGCCCGCCAGCTGGCCCAGAGCGACCCCGAGGCCTCCGCCCAGATCCTCGACCAGCTGGGCGAGGGGCTCCAGGAGGCCGTGCAGGAGCTGCGGGCCCTGGCGCACGGCATCTACCCGCCGCTGCTGATCGACCGCGGCATCTCCGAGGCCCTTCGCTCCGCCGCGGGGCGCGCCGCACTGCCGACCGAGGTGGAGGCGGCGGGCCTGCGCCGCTTTACGCCCGACGAGGAGGCGGCGGTCTACTTCTGCTGCATGGAGGCCCTGCAGAACGCCGGCAAGCACGCCGGCGAGTCGGCGAGTGCCACCGTGCGCGTGTGGGAGGACGGCGGGGACCTGTTGTTCGAGGTGCGCGACACGGGCGCGGGCTTCGACGCCAAAGGCAACCTGGCCAAGGGGGCCGGGTTCGTGAACATGAGCGACCGGGTGGGAGCCATCGGCGGGTCGGTGACCGTCACGAGCGCGCCGGGCCAGGGGACGACGGTGGCCGGGCGGATCCCGGTGGGCGCCCCCGAGCCCACCCCCGAGGCTGCGCCCGCGGCCCCGGCTGCCAGCCACTGA
- a CDS encoding response regulator transcription factor, with protein MADQGISVLIVDDQMPFRLAARSVVGATRGFTVVGEAKSGEEAVDKVAELAPQLVLMDINMDGISGIEATRRITTAHPEVRVVLLSTYDADDLPADARTCGAVAYVHKEQFGPDVLTSAWADGESASPTA; from the coding sequence GTGGCCGACCAGGGGATCTCGGTACTGATCGTCGACGACCAGATGCCTTTCCGCCTGGCAGCGCGGTCGGTGGTGGGTGCCACGCGCGGCTTCACCGTCGTGGGGGAGGCCAAGTCGGGCGAGGAGGCCGTCGACAAGGTGGCCGAGCTCGCCCCCCAGCTCGTCCTCATGGACATCAACATGGACGGCATCAGCGGGATCGAGGCGACCCGCCGCATCACGACCGCCCACCCCGAAGTGCGGGTGGTCCTGTTGTCGACCTACGACGCCGACGACCTCCCCGCCGACGCCCGCACCTGCGGGGCGGTGGCCTATGTCCACAAGGAGCAGTTCGGGCCGGACGTGCTCACGTCCGCCTGGGCCGACGGGGAGTCCGCCTCGCCCACGGCCTGA
- a CDS encoding response regulator transcription factor: MAVRVVLAEDNYLVREGVRKLVDSEPDLEVVGVCEDYDSLLATTEAELPDVVVTDIRMPPTGTDEGIRAASVLREHHPHMGVVVLSQYSEPAYALSFLDGGSKGRAYLLKERVSDIGQLAGAIREVAGGGSVIDPVVVDSLVAARARPDDSPLHRLTAREKEILSEMAQGKNNAAVAASLVLSERAVEKHINSIFSKLALSEEPDVHRRVKAVLLFLSAQD; the protein is encoded by the coding sequence ATGGCGGTCCGGGTGGTGCTGGCGGAGGACAACTACCTCGTGCGCGAGGGCGTGCGCAAGCTCGTCGACTCCGAGCCCGACCTCGAGGTGGTGGGGGTGTGCGAGGACTACGACTCCCTGCTCGCCACGACCGAGGCCGAGCTCCCCGACGTGGTCGTCACCGACATCCGCATGCCGCCCACGGGCACCGACGAGGGCATCCGGGCGGCCTCGGTGTTGCGCGAGCACCATCCCCACATGGGCGTGGTGGTGCTCAGCCAGTACTCCGAGCCCGCCTACGCGCTGTCGTTCCTCGACGGGGGGTCCAAGGGCCGCGCCTACCTGCTGAAGGAGCGGGTCTCCGACATCGGCCAGCTGGCCGGGGCCATCCGCGAGGTGGCCGGCGGCGGTTCGGTGATCGACCCGGTCGTGGTGGACTCGCTGGTGGCGGCGCGGGCCCGGCCCGACGATTCGCCCCTGCACCGCCTGACGGCGCGCGAGAAGGAGATCCTCTCGGAGATGGCCCAGGGGAAGAACAACGCCGCCGTGGCGGCGTCGCTGGTGCTCTCCGAGCGCGCCGTCGAGAAGCACATCAACTCGATCTTCTCCAAGCTGGCCCTCTCCGAGGAGCCCGACGTGCACCGCCGGGTGAAGGCCGTCCTGCTCTTCCTGTCCGCCCAGGACTGA
- a CDS encoding MBL fold metallo-hydrolase: MRVTICGARGSTPAPGPDFVRYGGHTSCVALAHDGERPSLVLDAGTGIRRLTPLLGGEPFAGAIVFGHLHWDHTQGLPFFAAADRPDARCDVYLPAQGDSETVLRRFMSPPTFPITPAELRGSWRFCGLEPGTHDIEGFTVRALEIPHKGGRTFGYRISDGSSSLAYLSDHCPTALGPGPDGLGEYHEAALALVAGCDLVLHDAQYLDEELATRASFGHASAGYAARLAARGGARRLLLFHHDPPRTDDDIDVLVKSFADGPVRVDGAVEGMVVDLPEAPAP; this comes from the coding sequence GTGCGGGTGACGATCTGCGGGGCCCGGGGGTCCACGCCCGCACCCGGCCCCGACTTCGTCCGCTACGGCGGCCACACGTCGTGCGTGGCCCTGGCCCACGACGGCGAGCGCCCGAGCCTCGTGCTCGACGCCGGCACCGGCATCCGCCGCCTGACGCCGCTGCTCGGGGGCGAGCCCTTCGCGGGCGCCATCGTGTTCGGCCATCTCCACTGGGACCACACCCAGGGGCTGCCGTTCTTCGCCGCCGCCGACCGGCCCGACGCCCGCTGCGACGTGTACCTGCCCGCCCAGGGTGACTCCGAGACGGTGCTGCGGCGCTTCATGTCCCCCCCCACGTTCCCCATCACGCCGGCGGAGCTGCGCGGCAGCTGGCGCTTCTGTGGGCTCGAGCCCGGCACGCACGACATCGAGGGCTTCACGGTGCGGGCGCTCGAGATCCCCCACAAGGGTGGGCGCACCTTCGGCTACCGGATCTCGGACGGCTCGTCGTCGCTGGCGTACCTGTCGGACCACTGCCCGACAGCCCTCGGCCCCGGGCCCGACGGCCTCGGCGAGTACCACGAGGCCGCCCTCGCCCTCGTGGCAGGCTGCGACCTCGTCCTGCACGACGCCCAGTACCTCGACGAGGAGCTGGCCACCCGGGCGAGCTTCGGCCACGCCTCGGCCGGCTACGCGGCGCGCCTGGCGGCGCGCGGCGGGGCCCGGCGCCTCCTGCTCTTCCACCACGACCCCCCGCGCACCGACGACGACATCGATGTGCTGGTGAAGTCCTTCGCCGACGGCCCCGTCCGGGTGGACGGCGCCGTCGAGGGGATGGTCGTGGACCTGCCGGAGGCGCCGGCCCCCTGA